Part of the Paenibacillus guangzhouensis genome is shown below.
CTGGGGTTTGTTCCTGTGCGCGGGGGCTCGTTGCTGCTGTCCGTAGGGACGGGCGTCTGGCTCGGCTTGTTTATCGCCGCGTTTACCCGTCTTCCGTGGATCCAAGCGACCTTTCCGGCCATTTCGGATCTGGTCGCTTTTGTCGCCGGAGGCAGCCTGATCATTTTCGTGCTCGGGAGCTTGCTGCTCGGGTCTCTGCTAGAGGAATGGCTCTTCAGAGGCATGTTGTTCTATACCTTGCGTCAACAACTTTCGGCTCTGTGGACGGTTCTGATCCAAGCCGTATTGTTCGGCGCCGTATTTATGAATGTCACGATTGGCGCATTTGCAGCGCTGGGCGCAATTATATACGGCGTTGTTCGCGCAGGCTCGCATTCGCTTTGGGGGTCGCTTGCAGCCCATATATGCAGCACCGGCACCTTATATATCATGCTGCAATGGGCGGACGATTGGCAGCCAAATACGCTTGGATTATTAGCTCTGGCCGGCGGAGTCGGCATCGCGGCACATGTGCTGCTGTTACTGCTCGGGAGCAGTGGGAGGGCGGTACAAAAAAAGGCCGTCAGCAATTCCATTACTAGCTAGGAGGGTTGGGTGCCATGTTTCAACTGGATTTGCTGGATACCAATAAAGATACATCCGGACGGAAGGGGCGGAGCGCGGGTTCCGTATCGAATATTTCCCTTAAGGATATTGCGATTGTCGGGATATCCGCCAAGCTGCCGCGCGCGGAATCGCATGAAGCCTTTTGGGAATTGGTCCGGAGCGGCAAGGACCTGGTAAGCGGATTTCCGGATGCCCGCAAGGAAGAGCTGAAGCCGTATTTACGCCGCATGGAGGCACAATACGGCTCCGTTTCCTTTTTTGACGGGGCGTATATGGAAGATATTTCAAGTTTTGACTATTCTTTTTTCGGGATTTCACCCAAGGAAGCCTCGCTGATGAGTCCGGCGCAACGCCTGTTCCTGCAGACGGCTTGGGGTGCACTTGAGAATGCCGGCTACGGCGGAGATGCGCTGCATGGTTCGCGCACCGGCGTCTTTATCGGCTATAACGGGGACGCGCTGCATGATTACAAGCGAATCATTGAAGCGCTGGATCCGGACGTCTTGTCTATGGCGGCGCCCGGCAATCTGAGCTCGATCATACCGAGCCGGATTTCGTATTTGCTGAATTTGCGTGGACCGGCGATCAGTGTGGACACCGCCTGCTCCTCCTCGCTTGTAGCGGTCCATCTGGCATGCCAATCGATCCGCAGCGGCGAATGTGAGGCGGCGATTGCCGGTAGCGTCAAAATAAACGTGCTACCGCTGGATACCGGCATTCGGCTTGGCATCGAGTCAAGCGACAACCGGGCCAGAACGTTCGATGACTCGGCGGACGGAACGGGAATCGGCGAAGGCGTGGTTGCACTGCTGCTCAAGCCGCTGTCCCGCGCGCAAGCGGACTGCGATGAGATTTATGCGGTCATCAAAGGCAGCGCGGTGAACCAGGATGGCAGTTCGGTCGGCATTACCGCTCCGAACGCCCTTGCCCAGGAGGATGTCATTGCGCGCGCCTGGCAGGATGCGGACATTGATCCCGAAACGGTGACGTATATGGAAGCGCACGGTACCGGAACCTCGCTGGGCGACCCGATCGAGATCGACGGACTGACGCGTGCCTTTCGGCGATATACCGACAAACGGCAATTTTGCGCCATTGGCTCACTAAAGACAAATATCGGACATCTCGATCATGCCGCCGGTATTGCAGGGCTGCTCAAGGCGATCCTGTCGCTCGTTCACAAACAGCTTCCGCCTACGCTTCATTACCGCGTACCGAACCGCAACATCCCATTTGTGGATTCGCCTGTTTATGTGAATGACGAATTAACGCCGTGGGAGACGGATGGCGAGGCAAGAAGATGCGGAGTCAGCGCGTTCGGCATGAGCGGCACCAATTGCCATGTTGTGCTGGAGGAGGCTCCTGCCAGGGTGCCGTCGAGTCTTTCGGATAGAACGGAGCTGTTCTGCTTGTCCGCGCATAGCATGACGGCGTTAGAACGGCTCGTGCTGCTGATGCGGGATTGGGTTCAGCGGTATCAAGGCGATGTGAGCCGGAGCTTGGCCGACCTTTGTTACACCCTGGCCGTCGGCAGGGGAGCCCATCGATATCGCTTAGCGATTGCGGCTAGCAGCTGGGAAGAGCTTCTACTCACCTTGCATGCCGCAGCCGACAGCGGTCTTACTAGCCTTGTGCTGCCTCATGTTCGCTTCGGGACGGCCGATCTGGCTGCGACAGGGCAGATGGAGCAGCAGTCCGTTCCACACGAGTGGGGAATGGACACACTGGAGCTGAGGCAACGTTACGTGGACGGTTACGAGATTGATTGGCAGGCAGTCTATGGGGGACAACGCCGCCATCGCCTGCCGCTTCCGACGTATCCGTTCGACTCTCAACGCTGTTGGGTGGTAGAAGACCGTGCTGAAGCGGCGATTCATACACAACTTGGAGTTTGGGGTGGGTATTCGCTTGCTAGGGATATTCCCGAGACACTTCGACAAGAAATGAATGAGACGTTTGCTAGATGGCAAGCGGAGCTGGAGCGGAGCGGCGGGATGACGAGTCAGCGCCCTCATAGCGTTGCGTTAACAGGTGAGCGTTCAGGACTCGCATGGGAGCAACAGGTCGCAGATGTCTGGGGAGCAATGCTCGGATATGACGAATTGCCTGTGAATGCCGGTTATTATGAGCTAGGCGGCGATTCCATAATTGCGCTCAAAATCGTGAACCAGCTCAGCGAGCTTGCGGGCATCCGCATTCAGGTAGCGGATTTGCTGGGGCACGCGGATTTGCTTTCGTTCACAACTCTCATTGAGAGGCGGCTTAGGGAGAACGGTGTGGCGACCGCACATAGAACAAATGTTGGGAACGGCGGATATGACAGACAAGCAAAAACCAGTGGATATGGTAGATCTGGAGAAAATGACGGGGATGTCGGGGCGTTGAGCGGCCAAGGGTCCGAATCATTGTCCGGCCATCGACTGGAGCCGATTCCAAAAGCGGCACCGCAAGAGCACTATCCTGTCTCATCGCCGCAGAAACGCATGTATTTGCAACAGCAGGCGATGCCGAATGATCGCAGCTATAATTTGCCCGAAATGCTGCACCTGGACGGGGCAGTGGATGTTGACCGGCTGGAGGCAGCCCTACAAGCTATTGTCTTGCGTCACGAGACGCTTCGAACCACCTTCCACGTCATTGACGGCGAGATCAGGCAGCGCATTCATGCTGACATTCCTTTCCGCCTGATACGCATGGAGGCCGATGAAGCAGATGCGGATGGCATATTGCATAGCTTGTTCCAACCGTTCAGGCTCGATACGGCGCCGCTGCTTCGCGCAGCTCTGCTTACGCTGGGACCGGAGCGCCATGTGCTGTTTCTGGATATGCATCATATTGCATCCGACGGCATGTCGGCAGGTATTCTTTTATCCGACTTGATGTCTTTATATCAAGGCAGATCATTGCCGCAGCTGCCTCTGCAATACAAAGATTATGCAGTATGGCAGGAGAGCAGGCCGCTCTCCGGGAAGGCTGAACGGTATTGGCGTGAGCAATGCCAGGGAGACTGGCCGACGCTTGCGCTCCCGACCGATGCTCCGCGTCCCCCCGTCATAACCCATCGCGGCGAGACGTTCGACGTATTCGTCGATGCGGGGTTGACCGCCGCAGTGCATAGCTGCGCGGCCGAATCGGGCGCGACGCCGTTTATGGTACTGCTATCAGCGTATTACGCATTCCTTGCCCATTATACGGGAGCGGAGGACATTGTCGTCGGCACGCCGATTGCGGGACGGAACAGGCGCGAGCTCGAAGCCATCGCGGGCATGTTCACCGGCACGTTGGCGCTGCGCGCTTATCCGCGCGCCGATAAGCCGTTCAGAACCTTTTTATCTGAAGTCAAAGAGATCGCGACTGGGGCTTACGCCCACGCTGATTATCCATTCGAGGAAATCGCGCAATGGGTGGACAGAAGAGATGCCAGCCGGAATCCCTTGTTTGATACCATGTTCATCATGCAAAACCTAGGTATCCCAAACGCTTCGTCCGAGGGGTTGTCGTATCGCCATCAGCGCTTTGATCATGGCACGGCCAAATACGATTTGATGATTCAGGCGGTGGAGCATGGTCCTGAATTGCGGCTTGTCGTGGAATATAATGCCGATTTGTTTCACCGTGCAACAGCTGAGCGGTTCATACGGCATTATGTGCAGCTGTTGCGCAGCGTGACACATCACCCTGAACTCTCGCTCGGTGAAGCAGAGATGCTGTCGGAGGAGGAGCGCGAACAACTGCTAACGCTGGGGAGGCGTGAAGCGGACTTTCCGCCGCCGCGCTGTCTGCATGTTTGCTTCAAGGAACAGGCGGTGGTTGTTCCCGACCTGCCAGCCGTATCTTGCGGCGGTGAATCCATGACCTATCAGGAGCTGGATCGGCGTACCGATGCGCTGGCGCGATCCTTGCGCGCCAAAGGTGTGGGAAGCGGCAGCGTCGTCGGCATCATGGCAGAACGTTCCATCCCCATGCTGACAGCGATGCTCGCTGTGATGAAAGCCGGAGGCGCCTATATGCCTGTAGATCCGCATTATCCTGGCGAACGCATCCGCTATATGCTGGAGGACAGCGGTGCGGAACTAATATTCGCGGACAGCCCGCGTGCCGGAGTTCAGCACGGTGTTCCGGCCACCCTACAGGTACTGGACATAGCGGATGAGACATTGTTCTCTGGTGGAGACGATGCCCACGAAGCATGGACGCAGGACGCAGACGATCCGATGTATGTCATTTATACCTCTGGTTCTACGGGTCATCCGAAGGGCGTCATGGTGCCGCACCGCAGCTTTTACAACTTTGGTCAATCGCTCAGAATGTTCTTCGACGGGAACTACGGGGAGAGAGACAGATGCCTCAGCCTAACCAATATCTCGTTTGACGTCAGCGTAGCCGAACTATTTATGCCGCTGATGTTCGGCGCTTGCACGGTGCTTTATTCAGAGCCGAAATTGCTTGATCCGCGGCGAATTGCCGAGGTGATCGTGAAAGAGCAGATTACATTCGCTTATTTGCCGCCGTCTTTGCTGAGAGAGGTTGCGCGGCTGCTGGAGCAATCAGCATGCGCGATAGCGTTAGACAAAATGCTTGTTGGGGTAGAACCGATTAAAGACGAAACCTTGGAGCTGTATACGAAACTTAATCCCGAGATTCGGATTGTAAACGGCTACGGACCGACAGAGGCGACCGTGTGCTCCAATATGTACGTATACAAGCCGGGCGATTATCACGGCGGTTATGTACCGATTGGCGGGCCGATGCACAATGTCGAAATATATATTTTCGGTTATGGCGGCCAGCTTGCGCCTATCAATACAGCCGGGGAGCTGTATATTGCCGGCAGCGGCCTTGCCGATGGTTATGTGAACAATCCGGCTATGACGGCCGAGCGTTTTCTGCCGCATCCGTACCGGGAGGGCTGCTTCATGTACCGCACCGGCGATATTGCAAAGTGGCTGTCAGACGGCAACGCGATGTATGTGGATCGGGCCGACCAACAGGTGAAGATCCGAGGCGTCCGAATAGAAATGAACGAAGTTCGTTCGCAATTGATTGCTCTCCCCGAGGTAGAGGATGCGGTTGTGGTCGTTCGAGAGCAAGCAAGCGGAGACAAAGAGCTGTGTGCGTATGTGGTCGCTTCGGAGCATCTCCCTTCAGGGGAATGGCGAAGAAGGCTGAAGGACAAGCTGCCCGAGGCGATGATTCCGAGCTATATTGGGACGATTGACGCGATACCTCTGACGCCGAACGGAAAAGTGGATCGGTGCGCCTTGCCGGAGCCGGAATTCGGGCTTCGATCACAGGGAGAGGCGGATCAGCCGCGAGATGGGATGGAAGAGCGCGTCGCCGCCATTTGGAAGGAAGTGCTCGGCGATTCGGCTGCGCCAATCGGCATTCACGACGACTTCTTTGAGGTCGGGGGCCACTCTTTGAAGGCTGCAGTGCTGGCGGGTAAGCTGCAGCAGGCGACAGGCGCCTTGGTTCCGCTCAGCCTCATATTCGAGCTTACCACCATTGCGGAAATATCGGCTTGGTTGAAGGAGCGGGACGGAACTGCGGTGGTCGAGCCAATCCCGAGAGCGGAGCGCCGCGCGTGGTATCCGATGTCGCGCGCACAGCGCCGTCAATATATGATGCAGATGCTGGCCGGAGAAGCCACCATGTATCATGTGCCGTTCGCTCTCCGTGTGCAGGGCAGGCTGGATGCAACGCGGCTGGAAGACGCGTTCACGGCGCTGATCGAACGCCACGAGAGCTTGCGTACGACCTTCCATATGACAAAGGACGAGTTCAGGCAAAGGGTTCATCCGCCGTACGCATTTAAGCTGGAGGCACTGGATCGCGGAGCGTTGACCGGAGCAGA
Proteins encoded:
- a CDS encoding CPBP family intramembrane glutamic endopeptidase, whose amino-acid sequence is MKILRIAGNTVSYLVIYAAIVMLVNHALYNWVTDPVLKDWIGSNSGMVLIVSNIIVLAVYLPLLRWQKITLKDLGFVPVRGGSLLLSVGTGVWLGLFIAAFTRLPWIQATFPAISDLVAFVAGGSLIIFVLGSLLLGSLLEEWLFRGMLFYTLRQQLSALWTVLIQAVLFGAVFMNVTIGAFAALGAIIYGVVRAGSHSLWGSLAAHICSTGTLYIMLQWADDWQPNTLGLLALAGGVGIAAHVLLLLLGSSGRAVQKKAVSNSITS
- a CDS encoding type I polyketide synthase, yielding MFQLDLLDTNKDTSGRKGRSAGSVSNISLKDIAIVGISAKLPRAESHEAFWELVRSGKDLVSGFPDARKEELKPYLRRMEAQYGSVSFFDGAYMEDISSFDYSFFGISPKEASLMSPAQRLFLQTAWGALENAGYGGDALHGSRTGVFIGYNGDALHDYKRIIEALDPDVLSMAAPGNLSSIIPSRISYLLNLRGPAISVDTACSSSLVAVHLACQSIRSGECEAAIAGSVKINVLPLDTGIRLGIESSDNRARTFDDSADGTGIGEGVVALLLKPLSRAQADCDEIYAVIKGSAVNQDGSSVGITAPNALAQEDVIARAWQDADIDPETVTYMEAHGTGTSLGDPIEIDGLTRAFRRYTDKRQFCAIGSLKTNIGHLDHAAGIAGLLKAILSLVHKQLPPTLHYRVPNRNIPFVDSPVYVNDELTPWETDGEARRCGVSAFGMSGTNCHVVLEEAPARVPSSLSDRTELFCLSAHSMTALERLVLLMRDWVQRYQGDVSRSLADLCYTLAVGRGAHRYRLAIAASSWEELLLTLHAAADSGLTSLVLPHVRFGTADLAATGQMEQQSVPHEWGMDTLELRQRYVDGYEIDWQAVYGGQRRHRLPLPTYPFDSQRCWVVEDRAEAAIHTQLGVWGGYSLARDIPETLRQEMNETFARWQAELERSGGMTSQRPHSVALTGERSGLAWEQQVADVWGAMLGYDELPVNAGYYELGGDSIIALKIVNQLSELAGIRIQVADLLGHADLLSFTTLIERRLRENGVATAHRTNVGNGGYDRQAKTSGYGRSGENDGDVGALSGQGSESLSGHRLEPIPKAAPQEHYPVSSPQKRMYLQQQAMPNDRSYNLPEMLHLDGAVDVDRLEAALQAIVLRHETLRTTFHVIDGEIRQRIHADIPFRLIRMEADEADADGILHSLFQPFRLDTAPLLRAALLTLGPERHVLFLDMHHIASDGMSAGILLSDLMSLYQGRSLPQLPLQYKDYAVWQESRPLSGKAERYWREQCQGDWPTLALPTDAPRPPVITHRGETFDVFVDAGLTAAVHSCAAESGATPFMVLLSAYYAFLAHYTGAEDIVVGTPIAGRNRRELEAIAGMFTGTLALRAYPRADKPFRTFLSEVKEIATGAYAHADYPFEEIAQWVDRRDASRNPLFDTMFIMQNLGIPNASSEGLSYRHQRFDHGTAKYDLMIQAVEHGPELRLVVEYNADLFHRATAERFIRHYVQLLRSVTHHPELSLGEAEMLSEEEREQLLTLGRREADFPPPRCLHVCFKEQAVVVPDLPAVSCGGESMTYQELDRRTDALARSLRAKGVGSGSVVGIMAERSIPMLTAMLAVMKAGGAYMPVDPHYPGERIRYMLEDSGAELIFADSPRAGVQHGVPATLQVLDIADETLFSGGDDAHEAWTQDADDPMYVIYTSGSTGHPKGVMVPHRSFYNFGQSLRMFFDGNYGERDRCLSLTNISFDVSVAELFMPLMFGACTVLYSEPKLLDPRRIAEVIVKEQITFAYLPPSLLREVARLLEQSACAIALDKMLVGVEPIKDETLELYTKLNPEIRIVNGYGPTEATVCSNMYVYKPGDYHGGYVPIGGPMHNVEIYIFGYGGQLAPINTAGELYIAGSGLADGYVNNPAMTAERFLPHPYREGCFMYRTGDIAKWLSDGNAMYVDRADQQVKIRGVRIEMNEVRSQLIALPEVEDAVVVVREQASGDKELCAYVVASEHLPSGEWRRRLKDKLPEAMIPSYIGTIDAIPLTPNGKVDRCALPEPEFGLRSQGEADQPRDGMEERVAAIWKEVLGDSAAPIGIHDDFFEVGGHSLKAAVLAGKLQQATGALVPLSLIFELTTIAEISAWLKERDGTAVVEPIPRAERRAWYPMSRAQRRQYMMQMLAGEATMYHVPFALRVQGRLDATRLEDAFTALIERHESLRTTFHMTKDEFRQRVHPPYAFKLEALDRGALTGAEALRGGLPDGTEVTRLMEVFQRPLQLDKLPLLRAGLLRFNEEEHLLLLDVHHIITDGVSSGLLVNELSQLYAGQTLPELRVQYSDYAVWQEAEFANAAYAEHERYWMEIFDGKLPVLELPTDRPRPSLPSYQGRRHSFRLDARTTAEARQLAREVKTTLYTVLLGAFAAMLAKYSGQAEVIVGTPAAGREHADTHGLIGMFVNTLALRTRPARDKKVRTYLMELHHHVVEALSRQTYPFEDLVEGLKADADRSRNPLFDVMFVLQNMDRTVMEAEGVVFGELPFEAGTSKFDLTLEAVDREAEIELQLEYATDLFHDETARRMAESYTILVRDMCRSQDRMVGDLELMGDREREQLLALLTGRRMPEQAVSREGSNRWMDIRAEKGITEWQGNAVAASTQATAEWSGFVQEMERQAARTPDAVAIQFGAEMMTYAELNERANRLAHSLRGKGVGAERIVALMASRSPLLLVGILGVLKAGGAYVAIDPAYPKERIDWMLEDCGEALLLTEKAFAGVVTRAVTEWHLDDPDLYAADRGNPELIHKPDHLAYVLYTSGSTGRPKGVMIEHRGLMHFIGGFRNRIPFEKGQSILAMASASFDIFVVESLLPLTLGMRIVLATEEERSDAALLQGLIHAHDVDVLQITPSRFKWWMNQRGDTDGLQKLRIVMIGAEPLTGDVLGRLRAATGARLFNLYGPTETTVWTSIREVTEGEEISIGTPIEGSMMMVLDEGLKLQPTGVTGEICIGGPGVGRGYLSHPEWDVAFVPNPYVPGERMYRTGDLGRRLENGEFAYAGRRDFQVKIRGHRIEIGEIEQLLLRHEQVKETVVTALQEEDEEYALCAYVVMQNAVAADAETDGDTPSSRMTVQLRDYLADKLPSYMVPAYMVVLDGIPLTPTGKIDRRALPKPGPNNTGRRELVPLSTDTERKLAEIWKELLGTDAISAKDSFFEVGGHSLKAAGMVSRIAERLGIQLPLRDIFMNPTLEGLAAHLDSSGTVAVARIPKQPERERYPMSRAQRRQFMMELISGGATMYHVPFAVHMQGQLDVERLEEAFLAMIRRHESLRTTFHHEEDEFCQRVHAEPVFTLERGAKLRMAAGKLLAEGGDEGLFGGISALMERFIRPFDLGSLPLFRSGLIPLGEDGHLLLLDFHHIITDGVSVSVLLQELTTLYGGGELPELDIQYRDYAAWQEEGIGSEAYMGHERYWLEAFEGELPKLDLSAAMPRQELQNFVGSLINFKLDEELTLKIKAFARERGTTLYTVLLGAYSILLSKWSGGAGDIIIGTPVAGRNHAQLEGLIGMFVNTVAIRSFPESYRTVGDYLSELHEDVLRALEHQNYPFEDLVQKLGIEQDRSRNPLFDTMFILQNIDRVAYRSGGIAFDPKEFDPGVSKFDLTLEAAERDGRIGFTLEYATSLFHEETAWALANDYMAILRVFVEDGARKKISAVLA